A genomic region of Gossypium hirsutum isolate 1008001.06 chromosome D01, Gossypium_hirsutum_v2.1, whole genome shotgun sequence contains the following coding sequences:
- the LOC107928175 gene encoding uncharacterized protein, with protein MGNCLVLEEKVVRVMKTDGKILEYRRPIKVQQVLSDFSDRALSESFSACRNLHPDTKLLPGMLYYLVPSPSIKSKKKKVRFSSTPEVKDDEEGSHGVVRIKLIISKKELEKLVQKDGVSVHEMVSKMQSKQSINGVDDDDDGDDDSCRKWKPALESIAEVN; from the coding sequence atGGGGAATTGCTTAGTTCTTGAAGAGAAAGTAGTCAGAGTGATGAAAACCGATGGCAAAATCCTTGAATACCGACGACCCATCAAAGTACAACAAGTTTTATCCGATTTCTCCGATCGCGCCTTGTCGGAATCATTTTCTGCTTGCCGGAATCTTCATCCGGACACAAAGTTGTTACCGGGTATGTTATATTACCTTGTTCCGTCACCCTCGATAAAGAGTAAGAAAAAGAAGGTGAGGTTTTCGAGTACACCAGAGGTGAAGGATGATGAAGAAGGAAGCCATGGTGTTgtgaggattaaattgataatcAGTAAAAAGGAACTAGAAAAGTTGGTTCAAAAAGATGGAGTTTCAGTTCATGAGATGGTGTCGAAGATGCAAAGTAAACAAAGCATAAATGGAGTTGATGATGATGACGATGGTGATGATGATAGTTGCAGAAAGTGGAAGCCTGCATTAGAGAGTATAGCTGAAGTAAACTAG
- the LOC107928167 gene encoding iron-sulfur assembly protein IscA-like 2, mitochondrial, with the protein MSRSLIRRFCPIFIARIKQNHKILKSSLYSSSSSALHEVSSESSPSLDAIHMTDNCVKRIEELQASKELSEEKMLRLSVETGGCSGFQYVFDLDDKTNQDDRVFERGGVKLIVDNISYDFVKGATVDYIEELIRSAFLVTTNPSAVGGCSCKSSFMVKQ; encoded by the exons ATGTCGAGATCATTGATTCGACGATTTTGTCCAATTTTCATAGCTCGAatcaaacaaaaccataaaattcTAAAGTCTTCTttatattcttcttcttcttcagctcTTCATGAGGTTTCTTCTGAATCTTCTCCTTCTCTCGATGCTATTCACATGACTGATAATTGCGTTAAG AGAATCGAAGAACTGCAAGCAAGTAAAGAATTATCCGAGGAAAAGATGCTCCGGTTGAGCGTGGAAACAGGCGGATGTTCTGGGTTCCAATACGTTTTCGATCTGGATGACAAAACCAACCAAGATGACAG GGTCTTTGAAAGGGGTGGAGTAAAATTGATAGTTGATAACATATCCTATGATTTTGTAAAAGGAGCAACAGTCGATTACATTGAGGAGTTAATTCGTTCGGCGTTCCTC GTAACAACAAACCCAAGTGCAGTTGGAGGGTGCAGTTGTAAAAGTTCATTCATGGTCAAACAGTAG